A genomic stretch from Xiphophorus maculatus strain JP 163 A chromosome 14, X_maculatus-5.0-male, whole genome shotgun sequence includes:
- the LOC102236986 gene encoding H-2 class II histocompatibility antigen, E-S beta chain isoform X2, translating to MASSLLCWLLIIITINAADGFREYSADRCVFNSTDLNDIQFIRSYIYNKKEFLRFDSNLGRFVGYTELGVMNAERLNKDQSQIAALKAQKETYCLNNVGVWYQTKLTKSVAPTVRLFSTTPPAGHHPSMLVCRVYDFYPKTIKVQWLRDGQEVTSDVTTTDEMEDGDWYYQVHSQLEYTPRSGERISCRVEHVSLKEPLITDWDPSMPESERNKLAIGASGLILGLILSLAGFIYYKRKARGRILVPTS from the exons atggCTTCATCACTGCTCTGCTGGCTGCtgatcatcatcaccatcaatGCTGCAG ACGGATTCAGAGAATATTCAGCGGATCGTTGTGTTTTTAACTCCACTGATCTGAACGACATTCAGTTCATCAGATCCTACATTTACAACAAGAAGGAGTTCCTCAGGTTTGACAGCAACCTGGGGAGATTTGTTGGATACACGGAGCTGGGAGTGATGAACGCAGAACGACTGAACAAAGATCAGTCACAGATAGCAGCGCTGAAAGCTCAGAAGGAAACCTACTGTCTAAACAACGTTGGTGTCTGGTACCAGACCAAACTGACTAAATCAG TGGCTCCCACCGTCAGACTGTTCTCCACtacgccccctgctggccaccACCCCTCCATGCTGGTCTGCAGAGTTTATGATTTCTATCCTAAAACCATCAAAGTTCAGTGGCTGAGAGAcggacaggaagtgacatcagaCGTCACCACCACTGACGAGATGGAGGACGGAGACTGGTACTACCAGGTCCACTCCCAGCTGGAGTACACGCCCAG GTCTGGAGAGCGGATCTCCTGCAGGGTGGAACATGTCAGCCTGAAGGAACCTCTGATCACCGACTGGG ACCCGTCCATGCCAGAGTCAGAGAGGAACAAACTGGCCATCGGAGCTTCAGGACTGATCCTGGGTCTGATTTTGTCTCTGGCTGGATTCATCTACTACAAGAGGAAGGCCAgag GTCGTATTCTGGTTCCGACCAGCTGA
- the LOC102236986 gene encoding boLa class II histocompatibility antigen, DQB*0101 beta chain isoform X3, producing MPETDFTSVPMCEMQFPSEPVSSSDWERERDMASSLLCWLLIIITINAAVAPTVRLFSTTPPAGHHPSMLVCRVYDFYPKTIKVQWLRDGQEVTSDVTTTDEMEDGDWYYQVHSQLEYTPRSGERISCRVEHVSLKEPLITDWDPSMPESERNKLAIGASGLILGLILSLAGFIYYKRKARGRILVPTS from the exons TTCCCATCAGAACCAGTTAGTTCCTCTgactgggagagagagagagacatggCTTCATCACTGCTCTGCTGGCTGCtgatcatcatcaccatcaatGCTGCAG TGGCTCCCACCGTCAGACTGTTCTCCACtacgccccctgctggccaccACCCCTCCATGCTGGTCTGCAGAGTTTATGATTTCTATCCTAAAACCATCAAAGTTCAGTGGCTGAGAGAcggacaggaagtgacatcagaCGTCACCACCACTGACGAGATGGAGGACGGAGACTGGTACTACCAGGTCCACTCCCAGCTGGAGTACACGCCCAG GTCTGGAGAGCGGATCTCCTGCAGGGTGGAACATGTCAGCCTGAAGGAACCTCTGATCACCGACTGGG ACCCGTCCATGCCAGAGTCAGAGAGGAACAAACTGGCCATCGGAGCTTCAGGACTGATCCTGGGTCTGATTTTGTCTCTGGCTGGATTCATCTACTACAAGAGGAAGGCCAgag GTCGTATTCTGGTTCCGACCAGCTGA
- the LOC102236725 gene encoding H-2 class II histocompatibility antigen, A-U alpha chain-like, translated as MMKMMMKLLLFLCGVLWVSADVLHEDLAIVGCSDSDGEMMYALDGEELWYADFKKGKGVDPQPPFVVHTSYREGVYEQAVANQQVCRSNLKVCRSAMKDIPDENDAPSNLVIYPRDEVELGEKNILVCHVSGFYPAPVNVSWTRNGQKVTEGTSINVPFPSKDSSFTQISRLDFVPQIGDIYSCSVEHLALKEPQTRTWDVEMNNPQSGPGPAIFCGVGLTVGLLGVAVGTFFLIKGNECS; from the exons atgatgaagatgatgatgaagctgctcctcttcctctgtggGGTCCTCTGGGTCTCTGCTGATG TTCTACATGAGGACCTTGCTATCGTTGGATGTTCAGACTCTGATGGAGAGATGATGTACGCTCTGGATGGAGAAGAGCTTTGGTACGCCGACTTCAAGAAGGGAAAAGGAGTCGATCCTCAACCTCCTTTTGTTGTTCATACGAGCTACAGGGAAGGAGTTTATGAACAAGCTGTGGCTAATCAACAGGTCTGCAGATCAAACCTGAAGGTTTGTCGCAGTGCCATGAAGGACATTCCAGATGAAAACG ATGCCCCCTCCAACCTGGTGATTTACCCCAGAGACGAAGTGGAGCTGGGAGAGAAGAACATCCTGGTCTGTCACGTCTCTGGTTTCTATCCGGCTCCGGTCAACGTGTCCTGGACCAGAAACGGTCAGAAAGTGACTGAAGGAACCAGCATCAACGTTCCCTTTCCCAGTAAGGACAGCAGCTTCACCCAGATCTCCAGGCTGGACTTCGTCCCTCAGATTGGAGACATCTACAGCTGCTCAGTGGAGCATCTGGCTCTGAAAGAACCACAGACCAGAACCTGGG ATGTGGAGATGAACAATCCTCAGTCCGGTCCCGGTCCGGCCATCTTCTGTGGAGTCGGTCTGACCGTCGGCCTGCTGGGAGTCGCTGTGGGAACTTTCTTCCTGATCAAAGGGAACGAGtgcagctga
- the LOC102236986 gene encoding H-2 class II histocompatibility antigen, E-S beta chain isoform X1, with amino-acid sequence MPETDFTSVPMCEMQFPSEPVSSSDWERERDMASSLLCWLLIIITINAADGFREYSADRCVFNSTDLNDIQFIRSYIYNKKEFLRFDSNLGRFVGYTELGVMNAERLNKDQSQIAALKAQKETYCLNNVGVWYQTKLTKSVAPTVRLFSTTPPAGHHPSMLVCRVYDFYPKTIKVQWLRDGQEVTSDVTTTDEMEDGDWYYQVHSQLEYTPRSGERISCRVEHVSLKEPLITDWDPSMPESERNKLAIGASGLILGLILSLAGFIYYKRKARGRILVPTS; translated from the exons TTCCCATCAGAACCAGTTAGTTCCTCTgactgggagagagagagagacatggCTTCATCACTGCTCTGCTGGCTGCtgatcatcatcaccatcaatGCTGCAG ACGGATTCAGAGAATATTCAGCGGATCGTTGTGTTTTTAACTCCACTGATCTGAACGACATTCAGTTCATCAGATCCTACATTTACAACAAGAAGGAGTTCCTCAGGTTTGACAGCAACCTGGGGAGATTTGTTGGATACACGGAGCTGGGAGTGATGAACGCAGAACGACTGAACAAAGATCAGTCACAGATAGCAGCGCTGAAAGCTCAGAAGGAAACCTACTGTCTAAACAACGTTGGTGTCTGGTACCAGACCAAACTGACTAAATCAG TGGCTCCCACCGTCAGACTGTTCTCCACtacgccccctgctggccaccACCCCTCCATGCTGGTCTGCAGAGTTTATGATTTCTATCCTAAAACCATCAAAGTTCAGTGGCTGAGAGAcggacaggaagtgacatcagaCGTCACCACCACTGACGAGATGGAGGACGGAGACTGGTACTACCAGGTCCACTCCCAGCTGGAGTACACGCCCAG GTCTGGAGAGCGGATCTCCTGCAGGGTGGAACATGTCAGCCTGAAGGAACCTCTGATCACCGACTGGG ACCCGTCCATGCCAGAGTCAGAGAGGAACAAACTGGCCATCGGAGCTTCAGGACTGATCCTGGGTCTGATTTTGTCTCTGGCTGGATTCATCTACTACAAGAGGAAGGCCAgag GTCGTATTCTGGTTCCGACCAGCTGA